GATTTTAGGGGGCTAAAGTAAATGACAGAAAATGGCACATAAGAATTGGTTCTCTTATTTATCCAAAAGGGTTTCCTCCAAttgaagagaaatgatttgaggTGCTTGGTGCTGAGTATTTTCCAGTCAATTGTTGAATTGTGTTTAAGGACCCGAACACATCATCACTGCCAAACGTACCGAGTCCTTGTGATCTGCAATGACACTCAAGACAACTctgaataatttttcattttttcaattaaggaGATAATGTCATCATTGGCTAGTGATAAGAGAGGATGAAGTAATTATTGTTAAAGATGGTCCCATTTCGAGCATATCTTCTCtttaaattgaaagaaaaacaagaactATGTGGCAACCAACCTGGAACGTGGTGTATTATCATGTTTTTGTATCCCCATGTACGCACCTGAGACTATTAAATTGGACATATAACTAAAACTAGGGACAACAAAGATTGGAAGTCCAAAGGAAATAACGACctgaaaaaatatgcatttacCTGGAGGCATGGCTGATACAAAAGAAGGTGAATGTGGTGGCATTGCAGATGCATAAGATGGTGATTGAGGTGCCATCAAACCCGAAGACTGGATACCAAGGCTTGGAGTATACAATAAGCCACTAGCAGGTGTCACATTTGGCAATGCACCTTGCACGGATGCCATGGAAGAAAACTACATCACAAGTaacgcaatttttttttttttttgaggttaatacaaattttatctgcattaattggaaatttttaaacaaaatcctTGCATGCGtaccaaaaaaatacattttaaaaaatgtcatttaaacaAGAACATGTCATTACTAATTTGCTGATAATCAACTGGGATAAAGTACTTCATACATGTGAGTTTCATGTTTTCACAGAAAAGTCTTCAGTAAATAGAAAAGCCTCGGGCTTAATACTAGAAGGATCAACTTCTGCTTCACTTTACAGTTCGCCTGTTTCTACTCACACCAGTAAGTAAACATTGTCATCATACTGTCAAGAGTCCAAGAGTCTCGATAATTTTTGCCATAGCATTAAATTTGCATGTGATATAGCCTTTTTTTAATGCCATATGCAATATAGCTATCATCTACATGTTTATGGAAAACCAATAGATATATTAGCACAGCCACTTGTCTCCAAAATTAATGTATACAAACCATTCTTTTAAGTGGTGAACAGATTCTCAAGAATATGAATAACAAAAATGCAGTGGGAGACACCACGTTGCAAGTGATTGATCACATTCCAGTCTAATCACCTAGAGGACATAATATGagataataatgtttttttcgTTATTCAGAATAATCAGAATTGTTATGTGGTGTGTATTGTATAGGAATCTCAATTTCAATATCAGTCGATTTCCCAGACGCACATCCTGCTCTAGTTTTTGGCTTCTCTACTCCAGCACTTCTTAGCTGGCTAAAGATACAAGATAAAAGACTTCCTACAAGGACTAAATAAGCACAACTTAAAATTTAAGAAGTAGTCAAATGTCCAAAAGGACACTtggatgaagaaaaatataaacagTGAATGTAGTGAATTGTATCAGTTTGAATGTGTTGTGCATACTGGTGGCGCCTTCACTTGAGTTCTTTTGTTATCAAGGTCAAATGGGTTTGTTGATCTTGCAGGGTTGGGAAATGCTGGAATGGGCTGTACCAAAAACGAAAACCATATTAGCAGATCAACAGTCTGTTTATATTatgtagatttattttagttgataATCTTGGTGCTTAATGTACCGTTGCATTAGAATAATACTGCATGCTGAATCCCATGCCATAAGGAGAACCATTTTGCCAACCCGCGACTGGTGCAGTGACTGTTGTGTAGCTTGCAGTAAAAAGGTCCTACACATGAAAATATAATGCACATCACCATGGAAACTATTGAAGGGAAAATTGAAATAGTTTAAGGTAATTTTATTACAGCAGGAAGTTCCTTTCTTCCATTAGTTTCCACTGAAAGAGGTTCAGATCCAACTCCAGGACTGATGTCTTGAGCTGATTTTGAATCAGCTTGAGAAGATTGTTCCGCAGGGACGCTCAAAGGGCTCTGTTCATTAGGTGGAATTGAGGAAATCCATAGCTGGAGATATGCAGAGAAGCAAGATGATcagcaaataaataaactcaaaacaaacaaattttatCCTTACACGGCCAAGTAGTTTTTCAACTAGAGAATATTTGCACATTCTGTCATTACCACCCAACACTAAATTTTTCTCTGCTGTAAAATTTGACCTTCTCTCACCACTTCATGCTAGTGTGCTGGTGTTtgataaaaattgagatttcCTCATTCGATTTGACCATCAAGATTGaaagtgaaaatataatttaaatccatTCAAGGCTTCAATGGAGTCTCTTCATGTGTCCCACCTGATTATTTGGAGGTCCAACAGGTGGGTTAGTCTGTTGCCTGATAGGGCTACCATCTGCCTCAGGGGATGCAGTATGATGACATTGCTGCATGTTGTATAGTTTCTGTTCTTCAGGTATTTTAGTAGAGTCACCATTGCCACTAGGTGCAACTTGTGGAGGACCCCCATTAAAAGGTTCTGCTGGCTTACAGTGACTAGTTGATGCAGTTGTAAAAGTGCTGACACTAATGGGTAATGCTGACATCTGCTGTACACCTGCAGGGATGGTGCCTCTGGCTGCAGCTGATAGTGAATCATCATTGCTAGGCCCTTCAGACATGTCACTAGCAGGTACAACTGAGGGTGCTGAAAATTCGAATAATAAGGATTCCAAGGTGTTTGTTGGAGCTTGAAATGCCCTCTTTTCAGGATGCTGATATGAGACCCAGTTGCCACCCCTATCCGAGGGAGGCATCTGATGTGTCTGGGATATGGTTCCAGCATCAAGAGGATTAGGATCAGGGCTCCAATCAATCAAGCTTCCTGAGCTTCTCTGTTTATGTTCTGCTGGACTCCTAGCAGTGGAACATAGGTCACTGGAAGAAGCAATTTTCTGCAATTCATAATGGATtagaaacttataaaaaatatacagttTAGACTCCTAAGCCAACAGAATAACAGATTCAATCTGCAAAATTCAAGAATAGCTCATAATCATAACTCTTGCACAGGAAAAGTCATGTCCTAACAAACTACCTCCTTTGACCTCACATGGTCAAACAAGATATATATAACAGTCAAACAagtatagaaaattaaaaaactaaattagATGCAGAATAATATAATCATGTTGTCAATATTTCTTTCGTGAGAGAGAGACATAAGAGAGAGGGcactaaaataaaagaatgcgTCTAACATTGCACTGGTGAAACATTACTTCTGCAGGAGAATTTCTGCCGAAGTGTCTTCCCTGTGTATGCTACATTGTATAATTCCTCAGGTGAATATATGGCAGGTGCATCCAGTTAAAAAGGCATAATTACATTCTGGAATGAATGGGGGCATTTAACAATAATGGTCCTCTGAATGAAAACTCATTGAGCAAATGATgtctaaaggaaaaaaaagccGATTCatacaaaaacatatatttccTGTAGAACTTAGGGCACCTGAGTATTGGCAGAACCATCAGCATCCTTCCCATCAATTGCCTTAGAAAGCTCACCAACCTGTAGAGGAGAAACAGTGTCTCCCAAACTAACTCTAGCACTGTGTACCACCGGAGAATGGGACCTATCCGTGTTCTTTTCAAAGTTAGGCGGCTTGCTTCGTATCTTAGATTCTGTTTTTGAGGCCCTACGGCGTCCATACTCACCATCTCGAAACCTGTCATCCACAACCTCAAAGCTGGCAGGACTTCTCCTAAGATCTCCATATGTTGAATTTTCTTGGGGATATCGAGGGCTTATCCTTTCGTCATAAGGATATTTGGAATTTCCATCCTCACTTCTTCGACCAGGACTAGATCTTTCGCTATAATGCCGTGTGTATCTGTCCTCATAACCTGAGCTTCTAGATCCACCACGATATGCACTAACCTTCCTACTTTCATAAGACGACTCCTTTTCATTCTgtataagataaagaaaaagaaattagatgAGGGCAGCTTTGACTGCAGAGAGCTCGACAGAACTTCTGATGTTCAATCATATCCAAATTGATGAGGTCCAAAGTTGTTGAGCTTGCTAGCGTTGATATTATAAATAGATTGTTGTTGGACAAGCTTTCCACAGAACAAAATtggttattttaaaataaggatATATAATAACCGGGAACTTACCAATCTCAGTCTTGGGAGCTTGTCCAAACTCTTCACTCCGGTGTATTTTTTATCCACATAGACATGCTTAATAAACTCTCGGAGTCTTTGAACATTGCTGGAGGGAAATATGTCAATCAgaaacattcaaatataaataagatCAGCATAAAAGAAGTGGATAACAACCTTGCATCAGGGTAAGGATGACGCTGAGTATCCCAggctttaaaataaatttgcCTTGCTCGCTATGAAATGATTTAATTAACAATAGAAGGAAAATAAGTATAATTAAGGATGAGAAGGAGCACTAAATGGATAAATTACAACTGAATATGAATGCATACCTCATTTCCCCCTGCTTGAAGGGCACTAACTTCTTCTGCACTGAAGTTAGCCATTGATACTGATTTTACTCGGTGAGTGAATTCTCGACTGGAACacttaaaatgattatttttcacttcaaaATAGATGCCTTTAACTagaatcatataatttaatacaGAATTTACATGGCCAACAATGTGCCCAATGATGTCATGTAGAATTTAGATTTGTATTATCTCAGAAATATAATACATCCATAAATACTTACTGCACTCCACTGCAATTCGTGCAAACAAATGTCAAGAAAGTTGTGCAAACATATTGTGGCCCCTGCTAAAAGGAAAACTGTTAGTTATCGCATCGTTTTATGAAAGAGATTGAACCATAACAACGTTTCAaaccaaatttattttcaagaaaatgacAATGCATGCAAAAAGACAATTGTCTTTCAAATCCATGACTAATATTAATTAACACAAACATTTCAGATAAAATTGTGTAAGTGGGAAGGCATGAAACGACCTAGCAATGGTCCTAAATACGAGATAGAAAGAGTggttcagaaaaataaaagcctTAAAGAGTAAAATCAACCagcaaatataataaattgtataaattttcATAAGGTCACGCATCCTATCTGGATTTAAAACTATACACTGAGTCATTATTGATTAGTGAAACCTCCTATCCTATTTAACTCGTGAATCATTCTAATCACGCCCTTCTTAATATGCAAAaaccatatataataaataagaatGTAACAATTAGAGCGTTTTCCCGGTAATGTTGGAATATTGCAGCATACAAAAAGAGCATATTTAGAGAATATCAGTGTACACTCGCCCTGCCAGATTCTCATATGTAAAAGCACGTAACAAGAAGAGAAATCGCTAAAGAAGAAATTTCGTACCAAACTGTTGCAATTTATACATCTTTTATTCTCAGGAAGCCTCAAAAGACTGCGGATAGTCCTTTCAATTCTATCGCCTTCGTTCATCCGATTTGCCATTGGTCCAAAATTTACGCCTCCTTTATCCAGAAAACAACCAAAACTCAATACTTAgaaacatttttatttgaaatcgACACATTTATGGTCAATCAGAGCCAAGCTAGTAATTTTCTGtttattgttcgaacaaatTGGGAAGAGGAGAAAAGTCTTGTAAAATGTCAATCAGAGCCAGGTAGTCCTCCATTTCTACTTCTCATTCGCAAAAAATAAGATGTAAATCATTAGGTTTTAGCTTTTTTAAGTCTCCACTTTTCCGAAATTCTCTCAGCCTCCGAACAGAGGATAAGTTCTTGAACACCCAAAaaatttcctttccattttctaAAACGAGCCTTCTCATTTTATTGATTAACTTTATCAGTAAAATCGAAGGATTAAgaacttgttttaaattttctcaGTAAACAAAGGGAAACAGGGGGTGAAATTCGGGAATAGACCTGGTTATTTGATGGATAGTTTGTGCCTATATACGAACCGCATTGGAAGAGAAACCCTATAAATCGGTGACTCTGAATACAAATTTTGAAGAAGAATAATAAGAAAGAAGAATAGCCGAGCCGGATTGCAGAGATTTGCAAAGTTTTTGGAGGGATTTGAGACGGACATGTTTACGATAAAACAGGGGGAGAGGAGGGAGGGAAAGTTGGCAGAAATAACGGTAAGGCGAGTGGTTTTTGGGGCCGTTAGGCTTTAGCTGGATTGTATTGTACGGTCTATATGTAGAGTGGGGCTCCGCTTCGAAAAAATTCCTTGCACGAGTTGTGCAAAATTTATGGTGAATTttagagaaaaaacaaataggAAAAGAATAGAGCATGCGCTGCAATCctcgttgaaaaatgataggatcttattatttattttatatttattatttattttattgaatgattaaaaaagtgactattaataaaattatatatttttttatgttaaaaaaatatttaaaaaaaatgataaaaaaataaaaaatttgaaataaattataagtaGTAAAAGCATactaaccctatcactaccgaTCTGCATTTTAGTAATTTTCTTTCTCCTGCCTTTCTTGATACGTTACTGATATGACGTCCATTTATGCCGCATAGATTACAATAAACACATTGATCGAATGGTTCTGGAGGTTTTGCAGTTTCACTATATATTGTAAATGCCAATATTTAATTACACATGAGATGAGATTGCGATTCTAATCATGTCGCGTTGTATTATTAACACCGGGTGCTTCTTTAATTATCAAACACTTAAAAACTGAGGTCAAGGGACAAGAAGAACCAAAAATTAAATGGGGAAAATTTTTCTGTACAAAGATTGGCAACCAAAAGCCCTAAACCCTGCAGGATCGGTACAACAATTGCGCTTTATGCTGGCCAAAAAACTGATGGAAGTTGCAAAATACCGTTGAAGCAACAATTCTTTCTCCTCTTTCACCGCTCAGAGCTTCACGTTAAAAGACCATTATGTAATCTATGAATCATGACAAAAGGCCACACCACCACCATTAAAGAAACAATGTAAACAGGTGGCTTAAGGAATTGGTGAATTTCCAGCTTTTCATCTCCCTCTTCATTTGGTGACTACCCATCTCCATTTATGTCCTTGGCAGAAGCTTTGATCGCTTCAGCAGTCATTAGAGCAACCACAGCTTTATGAATAGTTAGATCTGCTCTGTAAAGCAACCTCTGAGCCTTCTCTCTCTTGAGCTTAGCCATGTTAACTGCATGCTGGGCAGCACCAGATGCATCACGCAATCTGAACTCATCAAGATCGGAACCATCCAACTGTTCAACACCATGTCTCTGAGACCCATCCAAGTGATAATGCTGCTGTCTTGGCCTCTCTGGTGATCCCCTATTCCATATGGGAACCCCATTTATCTTGTCCATCATTCTCTGATTGTATAACATCACCATCTGCTGGTCATTCAGAGAAACAAATGTCCCAAATTTCTTTGACTTGTTCCTCTGAAGTCTTGGGATTTGGTTCCTATCAAAGCCATCGTTGTTTGTAGAGAATAATAACCCTGTGTTGCCTGCATTCTGTGGTGAAAATATCCTTGGTGATGCCTGAGGAAAAGGGGAATCGTCTAAAGCTTCATGGTAATGACCCGGATATACAGCCTTGTCATCGGCAATAGCAAACCCATTTAATCTTTTTCCTGAGGAAAGAGATCAAACCAAATTAAGGAAAAAGCTTTACAAAGCAAACAAGCCAAAATAATAACAGTACATGTGTAGAAATGTAAGACGGTTACCAAAAGCAAGGACACCATCCTGATCTCCTAATATGACATTGTTGTGCCCAGCAACAGAAAACTTCCTCTGCGACCTTTGCTTTGACCCCTTGTTGGGGACTTCCAAACCCCGTGGTTTTAAACAGAAAGCAAACATGGGTGGCTTTTCAATTGGTGCAGCCTTCTCCTGACATCCATTGGGGAGGTTGGTATTGACTTTGGTCATAGCTAGTTCCCACTCATCCACTTGTTGTTGATACTTTTCCCATAGAGGCGGCTGAATAAAACACACTGATATTGAGCTTTGCAATACGTTAAATAGAAGCAACATAAACAGGCGAGAATGAAATTACAAGTTAAGATTTATAATAATAGATGACCCAACATCGACTATATATCACCACTCAATTGTGTAAACACAAGGATAATGGATGTGAAAGCAAGGTCTACTAGACAACACATGGGTAAGGAATAGCAAGCAGTAAAAGTAGATCTAAttacttctttttcaaattgcatataaatatcaactcagaaaaatgtATTCCTCAGCAAGTTTCCATAGATGTACTAATCAAATTTCCTCTCTCCTCTTATTAATGTACTCAGCAAATTTCATGCCCATCTGACATAAAACATTTCCCTTAGTTTCCAAGAGTGTTTAAATCCAAAAACTACTTATATGATTTAGTGCCAAAGGAATACTTGCTAAGCTTACCACAGATCTTAGGAACAAATTTGTTTTTGGAACTTTTTATGATCAGTATTGGTAGCTTCTATATTTTGTCTGTTGGTCACTCCACATACACAAACATGTGTATATATGAGTGTGCAGATGTGGGTGTGGATGTGCTCTACCTGTGTTACATATCTAGATGTCTATGAACCAGAGAGGATCAAGAATACCaggacagtttttttttttgtacgaaTAAGAGAACAGTCATCAActgaatttaatattatttcagaAAAGCCAAGTGATTTTCATCACTAGGGATGAAATCCCACTAAATTAGCCTATAGCATCTACCAAAAGATAATTATTATTGAATGATAGAAAAGAGATTATAAGATACCTGAAGATGTCGGATTAAAGGCATCCCTTTCTTCTGCCTTTTTTGCCGCCAATGCTCATAAATGGATTTGGTTATATCCATGGCTCCAACTCCATGCGTGAGGTCCTCAATTTCATCAGGTGTGAACTGATCACACTCTTGGGCATATGCAGCCTTCTCAAACCTGTCCATTGTTATTTCAAACATCTCCTCAGTGATCTTTCCCAAGATGCAGTTGTCAGTTTCAGCAGAAGGTGGATTGTTCAAAATCCACTGCTCATCATCACTATCCATGTCATATAAGACATGCGATGGATCCAAAGCAAGCTCAACATCTGTTTCAACCTGCCGCAAGTACTTGGAAGAACTGCGAACAAATGCTATTTCTGTTCCACTATCATCGTTTTCCTCTATCAGGCGAACCCCAGGAATGggaatgtttttaattaaagCAGCACGAATATTACGATTGTAACATTCTTCATGCATTTCCTTGAAAAGAGCCCATTGACTCCTATCTGGAAACTCCAAGATCCAATCTTTTCCTCCTTTCCACATCATGGCATGAGTGTAGCGGTTTGTTGACCCAGGCTGCAAAAACTGATGTGCTTTGTATGAATACTTCGTAGTCCCTGAAAGTTTTACAGCAAGCCTACACTCATTATGATCAAAAAGCTCTAGTACAACTTGTGCCCCGCATTCTCTCCACCCTCTGTCACCAAGTGTGATTAACACGTTTACATCACAAGATAACAATTCCATGTTTCTTTGAGAACCTCTAGGAACATCGAACGATCTCTTCTCATTACCCCTCCTAATTCGTTTGTGAGGAAGCACTTTATGGTGATGACTTCTATGCTTCAAGTTAACATCAAAATCTCCAAGAGGCGACGGGTATGAAACTTGAGTTCGTGGCCTTTTAGGCCCATTGCCAAAACCATTTTGGAAGATGTCAGCCTTCCCCTCTGACCATCCATTTGAAAGGTACCCGAATGAtgacaaattatttttatttcgatGCCATGTACTCCTGGGAGCAGTGGGGTTGGGGCTAGGAATAACGCCACCATTCATACTCCAAGACAGATCTGTAGAATGCTGAGCACTGTTCAATTCACCTTCCTCAGGCTTCTCAATTTGATTAAACAGTGGAATTTCAACACTGAGACCATTCAAAAAGGAATGGGAACTAGTATCAGACTTATCCCTCTCAAACGAAGGTCTCGGCAATAAAACACAAAGTTCTGGCTCTGAATGGTGGCTTTGCCACTTCTGCAGCTGAACAATGGCATCAGTTCCACCGTTTTCAGAATCTTGGGAACCAGCAGCAGAGGTTCCAGCCACATCAAGATTGACATTTTTGCACTTCCAAGAGAACTTTATGCAATCCCTATCCACTGATTTACCACAAGAAAGCCATCCATCACAAGCAGTGTCCTTTGACAAAGCCTTGAAATTATTTGCACCAGTATCCTTAGAGCAGTCCTCCATAACAGAATAGTCATCCACCACAAAACCAGAGTTTTCTGGATGCCCTACTAAATCATCGCCCTGGAGACTGATATGAGCCACACGACGTTCCATAAGCAGCTTCAGATGCAAGCTAAGAAAAAAAGTAGGCGCAGCAGCAAAACAAAGAGCAAATGGAGTGAGTTTCCAGGACATCTCATTGGAATTAGATGAAGGCTCACTGATATTAACATAGGTGCAATCTCTGGCCAAACCCATGACACTTATACCTTGATTAGACCTCTTCCGTAAGCCCTAGTAGGTGGAAAAAATTTAAGAGTTAATTCATATCATAAACCAGGTTAAAGAAAATACCCACGTTTCCATGCCTAACAAGGCCATGACAACAGAAGTATCTAGTCTCTTTAGTAATAAATTCATTCCACAAAGAGAAAAGACACTAcataacatctaaatatctaaCGAAGGGTAAAGTAATgtaattttgaagaaatatgCATAACCCAGGAAAAGTAGGAAGAATAAAAGGAATACCTTGATAGAGGAGGGCCGCCCACAATCCGAAGTTATAGGCAACTGATTTCCTCCATTTTGAAATGCATGAATATTATCATAAGTACATTCTGACAGAGGTAGTTGCCGGGTAAGCAAACAATAGCTCTTAAGTTTACGGTCTAGGTGCAACCACTTCGACTTCTTCAGTTGGGAGAAGTTGTAGATTGCAAATACAAGCTGCTTTCTAGCATCATGAACAGATGAGAATCTGAACCTAATCGAAGTTACTGGCAGTTGAGAGTCTACATACTTCCCCTGTTCCTTTGGTTCATGAAATACTCTCAGGACCAGAAAAACAAAGTCTACAACCTGCTTGATGCAACCTTCAAACAAGAGAAACCTCAGTCCAACTACATTATCAACAAAAAGCATCTCCAACTGAACCTTTTGCCACATGGTCATCACTATTCCATGCTGAAGTAGTAATATAGCTTGAAAGAACCAAAAGTTATCTGCTCCAAATGAGTCATTCAGGACCAACTGCACTGGGAAGCTTAACTCAAACCTCCATGATTCTAGCGGTGTTAAAGAGAAATCTAACAACCCTATATTGTCAAACAAACTGGTGTCCAACCTTCCAATTGAAACATCAGGTTCTTTGAAATCCTTGGTTTTGTCGTCAAAATGACAAAACGATGCAATAGAACCAGGTGCAGTTCTAGA
This genomic interval from Juglans microcarpa x Juglans regia isolate MS1-56 chromosome 4D, Jm3101_v1.0, whole genome shotgun sequence contains the following:
- the LOC121261280 gene encoding probable ADP-ribosylation factor GTPase-activating protein AGD14 isoform X1, giving the protein MANRMNEGDRIERTIRSLLRLPENKRCINCNSLGPQYVCTTFLTFVCTNCSGVHREFTHRVKSVSMANFSAEEVSALQAGGNERARQIYFKAWDTQRHPYPDASNVQRLREFIKHVYVDKKYTGVKSLDKLPRLRLNEKESSYESRKVSAYRGGSRSSGYEDRYTRHYSERSSPGRRSEDGNSKYPYDERISPRYPQENSTYGDLRRSPASFEVVDDRFRDGEYGRRRASKTESKIRSKPPNFEKNTDRSHSPVVHSARVSLGDTVSPLQVGELSKAIDGKDADGSANTQKIASSSDLCSTARSPAEHKQRSSGSLIDWSPDPNPLDAGTISQTHQMPPSDRGGNWVSYQHPEKRAFQAPTNTLESLLFEFSAPSVVPASDMSEGPSNDDSLSAAARGTIPAGVQQMSALPISVSTFTTASTSHCKPAEPFNGGPPQVAPSGNGDSTKIPEEQKLYNMQQCHHTASPEADGSPIRQQTNPPVGPPNNQLWISSIPPNEQSPLSVPAEQSSQADSKSAQDISPGVGSEPLSVETNGRKELPADLFTASYTTVTAPVAGWQNGSPYGMGFSMQYYSNATPIPAFPNPARSTNPFDLDNKRTQVKAPPFSSMASVQGALPNVTPASGLLYTPSLGIQSSGLMAPQSPSYASAMPPHSPSFVSAMPPVSGAYMGIQKHDNTPRSRSQGLGTFGSDDVFGSLNTIQQLTGKYSAPSTSNHFSSIGGNPFG
- the LOC121261280 gene encoding probable ADP-ribosylation factor GTPase-activating protein AGD14 isoform X2, whose translation is MANRMNEGDRIERTIRSLLRLPENKRCINCNSLGPQYVCTTFLTFVCTNCSGVHREFTHRVKSVSMANFSAEEVSALQAGGNERARQIYFKAWDTQRHPYPDASNVQRLREFIKHVYVDKKYTGVKSLDKLPRLRLNEKESSYESRKVSAYRGGSRSSGYEDRYTRHYSERSSPGRRSEDGNSKYPYDERISPRYPQENSTYGDLRRSPASFEVVDDRFRDGEYGRRRASKTESKIRSKPPNFEKNTDRSHSPVVHSARVSLGDTVSPLQVGELSKAIDGKDADGSANTQKIASSSDLCSTARSPAEHKQRSSGSLIDWSPDPNPLDAGTISQTHQMPPSDRGGNWVSYQHPEKRAFQAPTNTLESLLFEFSAPSVVPASDMSEGPSNDDSLSAAARGTIPAGVQQMSALPISVSTFTTASTSHCKPAEPFNGGPPQVAPSGNGDSTKIPEEQKLYNMQQCHHTASPEADGSPIRQQTNPPVGPPNNQLWISSIPPNEQSPLSVPAEQSSQADSKSAQDISPGVGSEPLSVETNGRKELPADLFTASYTTVTAPVAGWQNGSPYGMGFSMQYYSNATPIPAFPNPARSTNPFDLDNKRTQVKAPPFSSMASVQGALPNVTPASGLLYTPSLGIQSSGLMAPQSPSYASAMPPHSPSFVSAMPPGAYMGIQKHDNTPRSRSQGLGTFGSDDVFGSLNTIQQLTGKYSAPSTSNHFSSIGGNPFG
- the LOC121261280 gene encoding probable ADP-ribosylation factor GTPase-activating protein AGD14 isoform X3; the protein is MSNVQRLREFIKHVYVDKKYTGVKSLDKLPRLRLNEKESSYESRKVSAYRGGSRSSGYEDRYTRHYSERSSPGRRSEDGNSKYPYDERISPRYPQENSTYGDLRRSPASFEVVDDRFRDGEYGRRRASKTESKIRSKPPNFEKNTDRSHSPVVHSARVSLGDTVSPLQVGELSKAIDGKDADGSANTQKIASSSDLCSTARSPAEHKQRSSGSLIDWSPDPNPLDAGTISQTHQMPPSDRGGNWVSYQHPEKRAFQAPTNTLESLLFEFSAPSVVPASDMSEGPSNDDSLSAAARGTIPAGVQQMSALPISVSTFTTASTSHCKPAEPFNGGPPQVAPSGNGDSTKIPEEQKLYNMQQCHHTASPEADGSPIRQQTNPPVGPPNNQLWISSIPPNEQSPLSVPAEQSSQADSKSAQDISPGVGSEPLSVETNGRKELPADLFTASYTTVTAPVAGWQNGSPYGMGFSMQYYSNATPIPAFPNPARSTNPFDLDNKRTQVKAPPFSSMASVQGALPNVTPASGLLYTPSLGIQSSGLMAPQSPSYASAMPPHSPSFVSAMPPVSGAYMGIQKHDNTPRSRSQGLGTFGSDDVFGSLNTIQQLTGKYSAPSTSNHFSSIGGNPFG